One window of Ziziphus jujuba cultivar Dongzao chromosome 5, ASM3175591v1 genomic DNA carries:
- the LOC107434509 gene encoding UDP-glycosyltransferase 91C1, whose translation MYSLPSSMANSKVLHVAVFPWLAMGHLIPFLQLSKLLAQNGHKVSFLSTPKNILKLPKIPSNLSSLIDLIPLPFSHLPSDLPLHAESSTEVPYSMQQLLKRAFDSLQLPLSSFLRSSPPDWVVYDYAPHWLPQLAKDLGVSCAFFSLFNAANLAFIGPPSVLIDGGDLRTKAEDFAVVPDWVPFESHVVYRIYEMAKYFEGASIYEPTTPDTVRFGVAVEGSDVVAVRSSPEFEPEWFGLLRELYRKPVVPVGFLPPEVIEEDEEVKGNDKWIGVKEWLDQQKVNSVVYVAFGTEANLSRDELSELATGLELSELPFLLVLRNFSGSDQTELEMLPDGFVERVKDRGMVYVGWAPQMRILSHDSVGGFLTHCGWNSVIEGLGSGRVLILLPLVNDQGLNARLLTGKGLGLEVPRKEPDGSFTSDLVAESVRLAMVEDSGEPLREKTKEIRGMFGDRNRNDQNVEEFIHFLKENRRK comes from the coding sequence ATGTACTCCCTCCCATCATCCATGGCAAACAGCAAAGTTCTACACGTGGCTGTCTTTCCATGGCTGGCCATGGGCCATCTCATCCCCTTCCTCCAACTATCCAAGCTTTTAGCCCAGAACGGTCACAAAGTCTCTTTCCTATCTACTCCCAAAAACATCCTTAAACTCCCCAAAATACCCTCCAACCTCTCCTCTCTCATCGACCTCATCCCTCTCCCCTTCTCCCACCTCCCCTCCGACCTCCCTCTCCACGCCGAGTCCTCCACCGAAGTTCCTTACTCCATGCAACAATTACTAAAAAGGGCCTTCGATTCCCTCCAATTACCACTTTCGTCCTTCCTTCGATCTTCCCCTCCCGATTGGGTTGTTTACGATTATGCCCCCCACTGGCTTCCCCAGCTAGCCAAGGACCTCGGCGTCTCCTGCGCTTTCTTCAGCCTCTTCAACGCAGCCAATCTCGCTTTCATCGGACCGCCGTCTGTGTTGATCGACGGTGGAGATTTAAGAACGAAAGCTGAGGACTTTGCTGTAGTCCCTGACTGGGTGCCATTCGAGTCCCATGTGGTGTACCGGATCTATGAGATGGCCAAGTACTTTGAGGGCGCCAGTATTTACGAGCCGACCACCCCTGATACGGTGCGTTTCGGTGTTGCCGTGGAAGGGAGTGACGTAGTGGCTGTTCGGAGCTCTCCAGAGTTCGAACCGGAGTGGTTCGGTTTGCTTCGGGAGCTTTACCGGAAACCGGTTGTCCCGGTGGGGTTTCTACCTCCGGAGGTGATAGaagaggacgaggaggtcaaaGGCAATGATAAATGGATTGGTGTTAAGGAGTGGTTGGAccaacaaaaagtcaattccgTGGTTTACGTTGCGTTTGGGACCGAGGCAAATCTGAGTCGGGACGAGCTCAGCGAGTTGGCCACTGGGTTGGAACTGTCCGAGTTACCATTCCTTTTGGTGTTGAGGAACTTTTCTGGGTCAGATCAAACGGAGCTGGAGATGCTACCGGATGGGTTCGTGGAGCGAGTTAAGGATCGAGGAATGGTCTACGTTGGTTGGGCTCCACAGATGAGGATACTGAGCCACGACTCGGTCGGCGGATTCCTGACTCACTGTGGTTGGAACTCGGTGATTGAGGGACTCGGGTCGGGTCGAGTTTTGATCCTTCTGCCATTGGTCAATGACCAAGGATTAAATGCTAGGTTGTTAACTGGTAAAGGACTCGGGCTTGAGGTGCCTAGGAAGGAACCGGATGGGTCATTCACAAGTGACTTGGTGGCTGAGTCAGTGAGGTTGGCAATGGTAGAGGACTCAGGGGAGCCATTGAGGGAGAAGACAAAGGAAATTAGAGGCATGTTTGGAGATAGGAATAGAAATGACCAAAACGTGGAAGAATTCATTCATTTTCTCAAGGAGAATAGGAGGAAATGA
- the LOC107434508 gene encoding transcription elongation factor SPT4 homolog 1, with protein sequence MGSAPAQIPTSFGHELRACLRCRLVKTYDQFRESGCENCPFFKMDEDNERVVDCTTPNFNGIISMMDPTRSWAARWLRIGKFVPGCYTLAVSEALPEDLQNLCEDVRVQYVPPKRG encoded by the exons ATGGGTAGCGCACCCGCTCAGATTCCCACGAGCTTTGGCCACGAGCTTAGGGCTTGCCTTCGTTGCCGCCTTGTCAAGACCTACGATCAg TTTAGAGAATCAGGGTGTGAGAACTGTCCCTTCTTCAAGATGGATGAAGATAATGAGCGTGTTGTTGATTGCACTACCCCTAATTTTAATGg GATAATATCAATGATGGATCCAACTAGAAGTTGGGCTGCTCGTTGGCTCCGAATTG GTAAGTTTGTCCCTGGTTGCTACACTCTTGCTGTTTCTGAGGCTCTTCCTGAAGATTTGCAG AATTTATGTGAAGATGTGCGAGTGCAATATGTACCACCAAAACGTGGGTAA